In the Tribolium castaneum strain GA2 chromosome 1, icTriCast1.1, whole genome shotgun sequence genome, one interval contains:
- the LOC107397624 gene encoding uncharacterized protein LOC107397624: MVEFNDPFIVWRLIFMINFKKYKIPKFCEIALIVIYSLIHCLLLYYIFTNFNVNLVIRYGPIMIFYIFMIAATIFSVALEEELSGGIAYLDEISWPLSTIGKEAQLKLKRKCRIINMCIAFVLLIILSEIIVNYPSFGDQKDFFICVKVFDDYFGEWSSIPYYFYFTASPFFYYYYFKLCFTYVYAVLETQLQFFLIEGYLLQTYKIDNLKRWEYLKDTRYQQELGKSLQFAIAHHVALKKMVNVIVSLSVNGMPLFLLLGFLLYISCFTFVINLADTMTNILKIRIFLLGASCVCVTVLLCWNGQQIIDVTNSIFSTLTGAPWYFWDLDNVKILLIFITNCTKNDSITMAGICLDYKLFASLLRISFSYALVLFNLRKSSLS, encoded by the exons ATGGTTGAATTTAATG aCCCATTCATTGTATGGAGACTGATATTTAtgattaatttcaaaaagtacaaaatacCAAAGTTTTGCGAAATTGCGCTCATTGTAATTTACTCGCTCATTCACTGTTTGCTGTTATACTACATTTTCACAAACTTCAATGTAAATCTCGTAATTAGGTATGGACCCATAATGATATTCTACATATTT atGATTGCGGCCACAATTTTTTCCGTCGCTTTGGAAGAAGAACTATCTGGAGGGATCGCATATTTGGATGAAATTTCTTGGCCCCTTAGTACGATAGGAAAAGAAGCCCAACTAAAGCTCAAGAGAAAATGTCGTATCATAAATATGTGTATAGCGTTTGTTCTGCTAATTATTCTAAGTGAAATCATTGTCAACTATCCGTCTTTCGGAGATCAgaaagattttttcatttgtgtTAAAGTTTTCGATGATTATTTCGGCGAATGGTCGTCTATTCCCTACTACTTTTATTTCACTGCATCtccgtttttttattattattactttaagCTTTGTTTTACTTATGTTTACGCAGTTTTAGAAACGCAACTGCAATTCTTCCTTATTGAAGGATATTTGTTGCAAACGTATAAAATCGATAATTTGAAACGTTGGGAATATTTAAAAGATACTCGATATCAACAAGAACTAGGAAAATCGTTACAATTTGCTATTGCCCATCACgttgctttaaaaaa gatGGTCAATGTTATAGTAAGTCTTTCAGTGAATGGCATGCCGCTGTTTTTGCTGCTTGGGTTTCTTCTTTACATTAGTTGTTTTACATTTGTCATAAAT CTCGCCGACACCATGaccaacattttaaaaatacgaatttttttgttgggcGCAAGTTGTGTTTGCGTTACTGTTCTTTTGTGTTGGAATGGCCAACAAATAATAGATGTG aCAAACAGCATTTTCTCTACTTTAACTGGAGCTCCTTGGTACTTTTGGGATCTTGACAACGTTAAAATTCTTCTGATTTTCATAACGAATTGTACCAAGAATGATAGCATAACAATGGCTGGGATTTGTTTAGATTACAAACTGTTTGCTTCT ttGTTACGAATCTCCTTCTCGTATGCTCTAGTTTTATTCAACCTTCGCAAAAGTTCTCTCTCTTGA
- the LOC107399069 gene encoding uncharacterized protein LOC107399069 has translation MMAKFNDPFIVWRKLFLINVKKYKITKSCEIALIITYALVHCLLLYYMFTNFSVNLLIRYGPVTIFYIFMLAATIFSVALEEELSEGLTFLDENCWPLNTIGKDAQIKLERKCRMINTCTALVVLIILSAIIVNYPCFGDQRDFFICVKVFEEYFGQWSFIPYYFYFITSPFFYYNSFKLCFTFVYAVLEAELQFFLIEGYLLQMYKMDYLKHWKCLKDTRYQQELGKSLRVCIAHHIALKKSVKMIVKITVNGMPIFLLLGCLLYISCFTFVINLADSMTNILKIRIFLLGASSVCVTVLLCWNGQQIIDVTNSIFSALTGAPWYFWDLDNVKILLIFITNCTKNDSITMAGICLDYKLFASLLRISFSYALVLFNLRKSSLS, from the exons ATGATGGCCAAATTTAATG ATCCCTTCATTGTGTGGAGAAAGCTATTTCTGATTAATgtcaaaaagtacaaaataacaaaatcgTGTGAAATTGCGCTTATTATAACGTACGCACTCGTCCACTGTTTACTGTTGTACTACATGTTCACAAACTTCAGTGTAAACCTTTTGATTAGATACGGACCAGTAACAATATTCTACATATTT ATGCTTgcggcaacaattttttctgtcGCTTTGGAAGAAGAACTATCTGAAGGGCTCACATTTCTGGATGAAAATTGCTGGCCCCTTAATACAATAGGGAAAGATGCCCAAATAAAGCTTGAAAGAAAATGTCGTATGATAAATACGTGTACAGCACTGGTTGTGCTAATTATCCTAAGTGCAATCATTGTTAATTATCCGTGTTTTGGAGATCAGAGAGACTTTTTCATTTGTGTTAAAGTTTTCGAGGAATATTTTGGCCAATGGTCGTTTATTCCCTACTACTTTTATTTCATAACATCTCcgtttttttactataattccTTCAAGctttgttttacttttgtttacgCAGTTTTAGAAGCGGAATTGCAATTCTTCCTCATTGAAGGATATTTGTTGCAAATGTATAAAATGGATTATTTGAAACATTGGAAATGTTTAAAAGATACTCGATATCAACAAGAGCTAGGAAAATCGTTACGAGTTTGTATTGCTCATCatattgctttaaaaaa gtCGGTCAAAATGATAGTGAAGATTACAGTGAATGGCATGCCGATTTTTCTACTACTTGGGTGTCTTCTTTACATTAGTTGTTTTACATTTGTCATAAAT CTCGCCGACTCCATGaccaacattttaaaaatacgaatttttttgttgggcGCAAGTTCTGTTTGCGTTACTGTTCTTTTGTGTTGGAATGGCCAACAAATAATAGATGTG ACAAACAGTATTTTTTCTGCTTTAACTGGAGCTCCTTGGTACTTTTGGGATCTTGACAACGTTAAAATTCTTTTGATTTTCATAACGAATTGTACCAAGAATGATAGCATAACAATGGCTGGGATTTGTTTAGATTACAAACTGTTTGCTTCT ttGTTACGAATCTCCTTCTCGTATGCTCTAGTTTTATTCAACCTTCGCAAAAGTTCTCTCTCTTGA
- the LOC655470 gene encoding tektin-2, giving the protein MSVVTYEKPIQHIGLADWHAKQWQNQQTNDTRRTDAFNLRHESRQLRNETNIRTEWDTYHNNVRLADRITELDRWRDVLTCCLERVDKEILSLKDEKFSTERELDALGIPLGVVAECISMRDCRQGAELTYDDGDTELKRELCVVEGVKKLLIERCQAAWEKLNKLEEVRFKLNLELNDKTEAIEIDKDQLTLDKNCANISFKTDPLRIVKNSIPYEAWLEHSRFIKELADNELADTHKLREALFVVRERARNDLRAQRDRVDFTLRKRIYETQKARNELEWQQFKMREEMDKLLKEIKTLEDALLAKTDALKLCETRLENRAYRPGFELARDETETGLKNEVTQLRQTRNDLINKINCAKATYNALENQQVIIDTDLENKSHSLMTDIRCLDMRIRLRTGEFAGPGTDTDRNIQLTRMEQEIPPT; this is encoded by the exons ATGTCAGTGGTAACGTACGAAAAACCCATTCAACACATTGGATTAGCCGACTGGCACGCCAAACAGTGGCAAAACCAACAAACCAATGACACCCGAAGAACGGACGCCTTTAATTTACGACACGAGTCGAGACAATTACGAAATGAGACTAATATTCGGACCGAATGGGACACTTACCACAACAATGTGCGTCTAGCTGATCGCATTACAGAGCTTGATAGGTGGAGAGATGTTCTAACTTGTTGTTTAGAACGAGTCGATAAAGAAATCCTCTCTCTAAAAGACGAGAAATTTTCCACCGAAAGGGAACTTGATGCTCTTGGAATACCTCTCGGAGTTGTTGCCGAGTGCATTTCGATGAGAGACTGCAGACAAGGAGCGGAGTTAACGTACGACGATGGAGACACTGAGCTTAAAAga GAGTTGTGTGTGGTCGAAGGAGTGAAAAAGCTTCTAATAGAGCGATGCCAAGCCGCTTGGGAAAAACTGAACAAGCTGGAGGAAGTTCGATTCAAGTtaaatttggaattaaatgaCAAGACAGAGGCTATTGAAATTGATAAGGACCAACTGACTTTGGACAAAAATTGTGCCAACATAAGCTTTAAAACGGATCCGCTACgaattgttaaaaa ttcCATACCGTATGAAGCCTGGCTGGAACATTCCCGCTTCATCAAAGAACTAGCAGACAACGAACTTGCAGACACTCACAAGCTCCGAGAGGCTCTGTTTGTGGTGAGAGAACGAGCTCGAAATGATTTGAGAGCTCAAAGAGACCGAGTGGacttcactcttcgcaaaagAATCTACGAAACGCAAAAAGCTCGCAACGAACTTGAATGGCAACAATTCAAAATGCGAGAGGAAATGGATAAGCTCCTCAAAGAGATTAAAACACTCGAAGATGCGTTATTGGCAAAAACCGACgctttaaaattatgtgaaactcGTCTAGAAAATAGAGCTTACCGTCCTGGTTTTGAACTTGCCAGAGATGAGACTGAAACAGGTCTGAAAAATGAAGTTACGCAACTGAGGCAAACTAGAAATGatctcataaataaaattaactgtGCTAAAGCCACGTATAATGCTTTGGAGAACCAGCAAGTTATTATTGATACTGATTTGGAGAACAAGAGCCATTCGTTAATGACTGATATTAGGTGTCTTGATATGAGGATTCGGTTGAGGACTGGGGAGTTTGCAGGTCCTGGAACTGACACTGATAGAAATATTCAGTTGACGAGGATGGAACAAGAAATACCTCCGAcgtaa